DNA sequence from the uncultured Methanobrevibacter sp. genome:
CATTATCGTTAATCTCTTTAATTACAACAACAGCCTGTCTTATATTTGGATATTGAGAAATATTGGTTTCAATTTCGCCTATTTCAATTCTCAATCCTCTTAATTTTATTTGGTTGTCAATTCTTCCTTTAATGTCGATTTCACCATTTGGAAGTTCAATAGCATAGTCCCCGCTTCTGTAATATGGAATGTCATTGATAGTCAGGAACACTTCTTCGGTTTTTTCAGGCATGCCATAATATCCTTTACCTACACTAGTACCTCCAATGTATAATTCACCCATTACACCATTAGGAACCAATTTTCCATCAATATCACGAACATCAGTGACATAATTAGTTAAAGGAAGACCTACAGTCAAATCGTTTACATCTGTGACCTCTTTGTTGTTTGAGGTGATTGTTGTTTCTGTTGGACCGTAACTGTTATAGACAACTGCATCACTGTATTTTCTTAAATCTTCATAAACTTTTGCTGAAAATTTCTCTCCTCCAATGAAAATACATTTTAAGCAAGATATAACATTGCAGAAGTCTTTTACCTCAAGATAAGAAGCGAGTCTTGAAGGAGTACAATCTAAAACTTCAGGTTTATTTACATCAATTAACTTGATTAAAGCAGGAATATTTTTGATTTGAGAATCATCAGCAAGTATCAACTTTAATCCATTTGAAAGAGATGTCAATATGTCGTCAACAGACACGTCAAAAGAGATAGTTGTGATACAAAGCAAACTGTCATAAGTGGATTTAGGGTTTTGGACCTGATTGCAAATGTTTTCATGGCTAATCATCACACCTTTAGGATTACCTGTTGAACCGGAAGTGTAAATCATATATGCCAAATCATCAGAATCAACATTAACGTTAGGATTTTCTGAATTGCCCTCTTTAAGCAGTTCTTCAATGTCTAAAGATTTTTCTCCGGATTCATTGGCAATAATATAATCCGCCTGACTGTTTTCATAAATATAGTTTATTCTCTCCTGAGGATATTCCGGATCAATCGGAATGAATGCGCAGCCGGCTTTAATGATACCCAAAATAGAAGCAATCAAATTACTGTCCCTTGAAAGCATTACTAAAACATTGCTTTTCGGTTTAACTCCTTTTTTAATTAAAGCATTTGCAATAACATTTGCTTTTTCATCCAATTGCTTGTAAGTCAATGTGGCATCAGTTGCAACAAGAGCAATTTCATCACCTTTCTCAATTACTTGCTTTTCAAAGTGCTTGTGAATCAGAGGCATTTCAACTTCACTGAAGACAACATTTTCATTTTCACCGACAAGAGCAATATCGCAGATATTTGTTTTATCAATATTAGCATTAACTATTTCTTCAACTATTTTTTCAAGGCTTGACAAGAATAAATCAATGAAATCTTTTGTATATAATTCATTATTATAAAATAAGGATAAACAAACAGTTTCATCATTTTCAACAATTTTTAGATAATTGGAATATTCTGCATTAGATTTTAAATCATCATCAAATGCATAATAAAATTCAGGTTTTAAAGGAAGATTATCTTTATCGAAGTATTCATCGAATTCCAACGTTTTAACATAATTCTCATGAACATTTTCCAGAAATTCACTAATTGGCACTTGTCTGTTTTCAAATTTGTTTGCAAATGGAACATTATTTTGATTGAAAATTAAAGTTTCATCTGAAAAATTAAATTTAGTAAGTGTTAATGTTAAACTCGCCAATAAAAGCTCATTGATTGAAATTGAATTGGATTTGGCAAATCCTACTAAATTCTCTTTTTTAATTTCATATTCTGATTTATCAATTATACCTTTTTCTTTTTCTCCATTCCTATTTGGAGTAATTAAAGTTGTTTCATCAAAATCCAGACATAACTCTGACAAATATTCACTGAAAATATCCTTTGTTTTTTTATCCATTATATCAAACCTTCGAATTCATTATGACTAATGAATAATATTTAAATTATATAATAAATAATTTATCAAAAAATTATTATTACTATTATTTAGTAAAAATGATAAGTGCTAATACTGAACAAACTAATATTAATCCATAATTAGAATAAATAAAAACACTGCCCATAACCTTGCAATGGCACGCCATTAGGATATTACTGAATTAAAAAAAAAAGAAAGAAAAAATAATTGAATTCAATCCACTTATTTTAGAAGCTTGAAATTAATTTTATGAGATAATTTGCATAATCCTATCAATTATGCACTATTTGTATCTCCTGAAACAAATACCTCCAAATGATTATCATTAGTCGAAAGATTCGTTTATTGGCAGTGCAAGAGCAATTTTAAACGAAATTATGATGAAACCACAATTAAATCCTATGGATAGGCAGATATTGACGATGCTGATAAATATATCCCACTTCATATGTAGAATCATTTGATGCATCAGAAAATTTAATTTTCATCCATGAAATTAATCCAACAAGAGGCGCACAATACTTCCAAAATACATGTATTTTTAAAAGATAATTATTAATAACACTAAATTAAAAATTATTATGGGGGTTTCAAAAGTGGAAACTGTTGAACTGGGAATAGTATATTTTATAATAGAAGTAGTTATTTTTCTAATTTTATTAATAATTGGAGACTTATTATATAAAAAAATCAAAAACAGTCCAAACAGACGAATAAATAATATCAAAACATACTTTCCAGAAGAGGAAAAAGAAACATTAATACAAATGTTTTTCCTGGTAATGATGGGACTGCTCTTTATTGATATTTTGTATAAACTAATTTTTTACACAGCAGACAACTTTTATCTTTCAATATTTGATATTGCCCTTTCGCTGTTTATTGCAATTACTTTAGATAAAACATCCTATAAAAATAAAATATTAATATTTTTGTTAATACCATTCGGTTCACAAACATTTATCATATTTGGAAAATCACTTATCGGATTAATTGATTTGATACACATTCCCATACTTATTTACTTTATATACTACTATTACAAAGGATTCATAAAGCATGCCCAAAAAAATGGATTAGGAATAACTGTGCTGTTGCTATTTTTAATAATATTCTTCAGTTTTTTTATAACACAATATTTTGAATCCGTCAATCCTCTGGATTCCCTTGTTATGGTTACAAATCAATTTACAAGCAATGGATATTCAATTTCAGGACATACAATTTCCAGCAAATTAAATTCACTGTTTTTAGCATGGGGAGGTTATTTGATATCCAGCGTAAGTACAGCTATTTTAACTACCACAATTTTAACAAATCATTTTAATAAAAAAATAAATAAAATAAACGATAAATTAGATAAAATAGAAGAACAGACTAAGGAAAAGTAGGGCATTAATTCATTGATTTGGCATCTAACTATTGTCATTCTATATAATATTTTTAACTCACAAGCAACAAGGATGAGTTCTAATTATAAAATCTTTGATTTTTTGCCAAATTCAATGTTGCTGATTTCTAATTATTTTTTGGTTATGACATTCAGCATTATTAAAATCCAATGCATTAAAAATTTGAGATTTTCATCATCTGAAAATTGTTTTTTTGATTTCATCGAATAAACCTTCTTACCTGCATCATAATGTTTATTTTAATACTGATACTTGTTGACATTATGTTTTGGACTCTTTTTAATCTGAATTACTAGACAACACATTAGAAAAAATTATTTATCAGACAGACTCACAATATATAAATAAGTTTTTTAACTGAAATTTTGTGCTATTTTGAGATGGTGTAATATGGCCAATTTTTGTACTAACTGTGGAAGTAAAATAAGAAAAGAAGATAAGTTCTGCACTAACTGTGGAACTAAAATAAGAAAAGAAGATAAGTTTTGCACTAACTGCGGAACAAAATTAAGAGAAGAAGACAAGTTCTGCACTAACTGTGGAACTGAAAATGATAAATCAGATATAAAACCAGATAAACATTTATTTAACTCAGAACACGGCAGTTTGGAAAAAATATACAGAATAGCTAAAGAAAAAGAAAAAAAGAAAAAATTAAAAATAATTGATGAAATATTTGAATCAGAAGAAATCAGATTAGAAATAATTAAAAACAATATCAACCAGATTAATGTAATTTCCATTAAAGATAATCTAAAAACTAAGTTAATCGATGAAAAAGAAAAAATGAGTGAGGAAGAAATTAAATATTTCATAAAAACAGAATTAAAAAAAGCGAAAAAAGAACAAAAAGAAATTAGTAAAAAAATAGAAAAGAATGAACCAGTTCATGGAGGATATTGTAACTTGAATTGCAGACATTGCTACGAAGAATTTATGGATAGTGGAGGAGGGATAGTTGGTGATTTTGATAGTGAAGGATATGTTGAATATTATTGTGGTTTAGGACATTCTTTATCCTACGGGAGTTTTTGTAAAGATTATGAATGAACCGTCATAATTGCTAATTTTTGAATATTTTAAAAACTAATATTCATTTGAATGATACCTTATTTTCATGAGAATAAACGGAAAAATATGCTTGAACGCATTGTAAAAAAATTTAATTAATTTTTCTGCTTTTTAATCCATATTCAACAATACTAAATTTAGTTTTAAAACAATCAACTTGAATATTAAATTTTATATATCTACTTCCTTTTTATTTTTAAGTTTCAGGTATAGATTTGTTGGGAGCTAATTTTGCTCGGCAATTAAATATTACTCCTTTTCTTTTTTCTTTTTAACTAAATCTTTCATTTCAGCAAATTGGCGATTAACATATCCATTTACTATTGAAACCGCCAAAGTGGCCGTACCGACACCAGATAATATGAAGCCACTCCAAGCCAATACCAACGAATTAATTTTACCTATTATGTTTTTTCCTGAAGCGTCAAAACTGTTGCTTGTGAATGCATTGGACACCATGGTTATGGAGTCCATAGGAGAAACGTTTTCAACCAGGATGGTAAATAAAAAACTAACCAGTATTATTGCAAATAACAATATTATGGTTATTCCCAATCCGTTATTTTCAGTATAATCAACAAATTTGCGGAAGTAAACTTTAATGAAATACAAATATCCGATAATATGGGTCAGATCCAATAAAACAACAATACTATCTCCAAAGAGTATTCCAGTTATGGAACCGAATGGAATTAATAGGAATAATAAAACTTTATCTTTTAAGGAATTTTTGTCCATTTTAAGAGCAAGATATATTGAAACAATAATATCCAAAAGATATGCAAAATAAAAACCTTCGTTCCAATCAAAGGTCAGATATAAACAAATCATGATAATGACCAATATCACAATCAAATAAAAAACTTGCTTTAATAAGAATACTTCTTCAGAAGGAAAATATTCTTGAGGATTTGAAAGCCTTGACTTTTTAAAACGGGCTATTAATCTGCCTTTATTAACAATATATTTGGCAATATATACTAAAGCAGCGAAAATTCCCATTGCAACCAATATCTGGAAAATAGAAATAAATATCCATTCAATGCCCATTATTCTTCCTCTCCTTCTTCAATCAATTTTCTTAATTCTTCAAATTCCTTTTTAAAATGCCTAATTAAAAGCGCCGCCGTTAATGTTGCAGCACCTACTCCAGAAAGAATATATCCTCCCCAAACCAGCAATAAACTGTTGAGTTTACCAGAAATAGTATTACCAAAAGCAGAATACCCATTACCTGTAAATTGATTGGAAACAATTACAAGAGAATCTAAGGCATTCGCACCTTCTGCATATTGTGTTATGAAAAATCCTGCGAAAATTACTGCAAATAACAATATTATAGTTAACCCCAAAGCGTTTGAATTAGTATATTCTACAAATTTATCGAGACTGAGTTTTGCAAGGTATATAAAGATGAAAGCATGAAGAAAATCTGCAAAAATTACTAAACTAAGGCCAAATAAGGGATAAACTAAAGATCCATATGGAACCAATAACAACCAGATAAGTCTATTTTTCCAAGAACTCATATCTAATGTGATTGCAAAATATAGTGAAAGTGCAATGTCAAATACTGCAAAATAATACAAATCATTTTGGGACCCCATAAAGGAATAGAAAATATTTACAACACACAGTGCCATCAAAATTAAATAAAAAACCTGTATTAAAGTATGGACTTCATCTTCAGGCAGTAATTCATTGATATTTATGGAGTTTCCATACTTATTTTTTAATTTATGATATATGACTTTGCCTAAAATGGTTAAAACTAGAAAGATAATAATTACCACAGCTAATTGAAACAAAGTACGAGTAAATATTTCCATAGGTTCACCAATTAACTTTTATATTGGTAATCCTTATTATAATTTTAGGAATTGAAAAATTAAATAATTATTTAATAAATCATTAAGATAAATATTACCTGTCTTTAATAAAGATGTTATATTAAAAATATTTAAGCAGATGACCGAAACCGCTACATTTCAAAATAATTTTATTTGACCGGTTATTTGTAATAAATATTTTAGGTGGTTTAAAATGGAATACGAAATAAAAGGTGGTTCTTTTCCTATTGTAATATGCACATTACAAAAGGGCGAGATAATGAAAAATGAAACAGGAGCAATGGCATTCATGACTTCTGGTATGAATATGGACACTAATACTGGTGGAGGCTTATTGAAAGGGCTTGGAAGAGCATTAGCTGGGGATACCATATTTTTAAATTTCTTTACTGCAGAATCTGATGGAGAGCAAGTAGGATTTTCATCATGCACTCCTGGAAAAATCATGCCTATAAGATTGAATGGGTCAAATACAATTATCGGTCAGAAAAATGCCTTTTTAGCAGCTGAAGAAGGTGTTAATATTGACATACACTTTAGAGATAAGCTTGGATCCGGAATATTTGGTGGAGAAGGTTTTATCCTTCAAAAATTTACCGGAAATGGTATGGTATTTTTAGAAATTGATGGGGAAGTCATTGAAAAGGACTTGGCGCCTGGAGAAAAATTATTAGTGGATCCTGGTCACATTGCTGCAATGGAAGAAACCGTTGACTTTGACATTGAAAGAGTTAAGGGAGCTAAAAATGTATTATTTGGAGAAGGATTGTTCTTCTCAAAATTAACAGGCCCCGGCAAAGTATGGATTCAAACAATGCCAATATCCAAATTGGCCGAATCATTAATTCCTTTCTTGCCAGAACGCAAGGAATGATAATTAAAAAGAGTTTATTTTTTAATAAACTTTTTTTAATCTTATTTTTAAAACAAAACACTGGAATTTAAATTTATTTTAGTTTTACTTAGAATTCAATCTGTTGTTCATTAAAAAAAGTTCAGATAATTATTTTTTTGATAAAAAAAAGAAAAAAAGAAAAAAAGATTGGTTTGATTATGCTTCGGAGTATAACAAACCAATAGCTCTATTGTAGAAGAATACAAAGTAAACTGAAAAAATACCTAATAAAATAGCACCAATGGTATTATTCATATTAGTAATTAATGCAAGGATAAATGCAACAACTACTAAGATGATGACAATAACAAGAACAGTTCCAATGATTTTACCTAATCCTACTTTGGAAATGTCTCCAATAGCTTCTCCAATAGCTAAAGCATCACCTAAACTATCAGTTTTTGCTAATCTACATTTTGCCATAAAGTTAGCTAAAGCAAATACAATAATTAAAATTATACTGATTATGGCAAGTATCCAATCTCTTAGGAAAAGACCTAAAATTAAAATTATAATTGCAGGAACAACGTAATATACAATACTAACAACAATTAATTTTAAAGCATTGGAAATTTGTCTTCCAATATCTATTCCAGGACTATCAGCTCTTCTTTCAATACCATATTTTATAATGTCCAAACCATATCCTTCAATCAAGAACAATACAAGAATAAAAACAATAATTCCAACAATAGTCAATCCGCTAAAAGCAAATCCAGCCATACCTTTTGAAGAGAATGAAGCTGCACTTGAAATTAGAGTTGCACCTCCAATAATTCCGGCGATTATAGCTAAGATTGCATATAAAACTAATGCTTTAATATTACTAAATGGATATGCTATAGCATCTCCTATTATATCTCCTATACCCATGTTTATTCACCTTTTTTAATTTTTAATTTAAATAAAACTCATTTGAGTTAAAATTATTTTTATTAGTTAATCAATATAAATATTGCGATAAAATTTTCTTTTGTTTGGAAATTAAAACGAAATAATGTGTTCAATTGTACAATATTCGTTCTGTATTTTTTTAAGACTTAATATAAAAAAATAAAAATAAGTAAAAATAAATTCATATTTTATTAAAAAATGTAGCAATATTTTGACAATCATTGAAATTAATTTCAAAAGATTATGCTTTTGTATTTTTACGTTCAATTTTGTCCTTATCATCAATATAAACGATAGTCAAAATAAGCATGACAACATGCAAAACAAGTAGAATCAATGAGGTCTGGTTGAATGCTACTACTGAAGCAGTATTGTGGTCTATGGCTCCTCCTGCCAAAACAGCTACTATAACAACTACAATTGATGAACCGATTGCTGCAAAAATCTGCCTTAATGTATTGTTTACTGCAGTTCCATCTTCCACCTTGTCGGACACCATGGTCAAAGTCCATGTTGTTGCAGGCATCAAAGCCATCCCCGTACCGATTAGACGAATTGACTGAGTTATGGCCATGAATTCAAAAGAGGAATCCTGAGTGTAGAACATCATGGTTGCATACCCTATTATGGAAAAGATGCATCCCATAATCAGGACCTTTTTGATTCCTATTCTGTTAGTAAGTAAGGGACCTATTATATTAAATACAATTATCAGTAATCCCCCCGGAAGCATCACAGAAGCGGAAATAATTGCGGAATTGTAGGCTACGCCCTGAATGAATATGGGAATAAGTGCAGTACATCCGTTCAAACATGAAAATAGAATGCAGATGAATGTTGTGCCCACTAGGAAATACTTGTTTTTAAGTATTGACAAGTTAATCAAAGGCTTTTCCAATTTTGGTTGACGTTTTACAAATAGTATTAACGTTATGATTCCAATGATTATAGGTAAAATTACAAGATAATGTGTAAATCCATAATCTGCAACGTTTGTAAAACCAAGCATCACTCCTGCACATCCAATCACGGACAATATAACAGATAAGTAGTCGAGAGGATAATCTTCAGTAGGAGTATTGTCTTTTACAAAGAATATGCCTAAAACCAAAAGGATTATTGTAGCAACTGTGAAAAATGAGAACAGTTCCCTCCATCCATATAACGTTATAACAAATCCTCCTATGAAAGACCCTAAAACAGGAGCTATTGCAATAACCAAACCATATAACCCCATATAAGTCTGCCATTTCTCTTCAGGAATGGTTCTCAAGAGCAAAATCTGAACATATGGCATTATGATACCATTTCCAATGGCCTGAAGAACTCTGCCAATGATTAACACTATTAATGAATTTGAAAAATAACATATGCCTGATCCTAAAAGAAATATAATTAATGAAAAGAAAAATATTGTTCTTGCACTGAATCTGCGTGATATATAAGCACTTAACGGAATCATGACTCCTACAACAAGCAAGAATACTGAATAGGACCATTGCGCCTGCGTTGATGAGACAGAAAAGTCACTCATCAGGTAAACGACACCTGTTGTAATAATTGACTGAGCTATTGTTACCAGGCCTGCTGCCAAGGTAAACAGAATCAATAGCCGCATCCGACTGTTTAATTTTACATTCATTTTTTTTCACTAAAATTAGATTATAATTATACTTTGTAATGAATATTATAAATAATTTATTAATTTTTTTTGTTGAAAAACAATATTATAGAAAGTTACATTAAATATTTGTTTTAAAATCAATCAAAAATAAAATAAATATTTAAATAACGATTTTTCACATATATTATCCATAGTGATAATTATGAAAGCTTTAAAAATTATGATTGTCCTGTTTATCCTAATCATGTCTGTAGGTGCTGTCTGTGCAGCAGAAAGCATCACCGACAATACAATAAGCAATGACAGCAAAGAAATATTACAAACGGTTCAGGAGGATATCACAACTGACGACAGTTCGGATGTCCTTGGAACCGCTCAGAATGACATCTACACAGCAAGTGAGGATTCATTCACCAATCTGACTGATGAAATAAAAAGTAAAGATGTTGTGGATTTAACTCACGACTATAAATTCAACAATGAAACTGATAACAAAAATGGAATTGTTATCGGCAAGGATAATTTTGTACTTAACGGTAATGGCCATACAATTGACGGGAAAAATCAATCAAGAATATTCAACATTACCGCAAACAATGTAACATTAAGCAATCTGATTTTAACTGGTGGTAATGCTGAAAAAGGTGGGGCAATCTATACTACTGGGTCATTGACATTGAGCAATGTTACTTTCATTGACAACTATGCATTTAAACAGGGTGCTGCAGTTGGGCTTTATGAGAATGTAACTATCAAATGTGATAATTCAAGATTCATAGACAATTATGCTGTTGAAAAAGGTTCAGCAATATATCTTGATAAAGGAGAATTAGATCTTTCAAATACAAACATGACCTCAAAATGGGTTTCCAAATCAGCTCAAATTACTGCTTATAAAAATGCTATAATCTATATAGAAAATGCAATTTTTGCTGATACTACTTCAACCTATTCACCTGCATTATACATTCAACGTTCTAACGTTTCAATTATTAATTCCAAATTCAATAATTTAAAAGCTGACATTACTGCAGGGGCAATAAGTCTTAAAGAATGTGGTGAAGTATACATTGAAAACTGTGAATTTACAAACGTTACATCTTCTAAAAATGGAGGAGCTATTAATGCAGACATTTGGGGAGACCTTGGTGTTAACGGTAATGTAACAATAATTGATACAATATTTAAAGACACTTCTTCCGAATTTGGTGGAGCATATCTTCAATTAGGTGGAAATTTATTCATAAACAATACATTATTCACAAACAATCATGCTAGATATAATGGAGGATCACTTTACCTTTCATATGTCACAAGCAACATTACTAATTGTAATTTCACCTCAAACGGTGTTGACGTTATTGAAGGATATCCAACCTATGGTGGTGCAATATTCAATGATATAGGTACTTTAAATGTGGATAAAACCAATTTTATCAATAACACTGCAAGTGCAGGAAGCGCAATCTGTACATATGATTCATCATACAACATTAAAAATTCACTGTTTGAAAACAATATAAACCCAATCTACACATTTTTTGATAAGGTTGGTGTTTTAGACAACAATGTTTATATCAATGATGATAACATCTCCACCAACAACGAACTTCATTCAACAATAGTGATTGGACAAGGCATGCAATTAACATTGCTGAATAATACTATTAACATCACTAATCTTCCAAAAAGATTTGATTTGCGTGACTGGGGATGGGTATCGCCAGTTAGAGATCAAGGTTGGATGGGTGCCTGCTGGACATTCGGAATGACTGGAGCTTTAGAATCTGTAATATTAAAAGCTGCTGGAATCACATCTGACTTTTCAGAAAATAACATGAAAGATTCAATGTATAGATATTCAATTTATGGGGACACTAGTTTAGTTGAAGGGGGAAACAGTGTTTATGCTATAAGTTATTTAGTAAGCTGGCTTGGAGCATTAATATATGATGCAGATGTTTATGATGAAATGGGAAAAATTTCCCCTGTGATAACAACTTTAAATGATATTCATGTTCAAGATGCAATATTCGTACCTAATAATGAAATCCCTAACGGAACAAAACTTAAGGAAGCAATTATTAAATATGGTTCTCTGGCTGTGTCTTATTATGGGCAATCTACATATGATGAATCAAATCCGTATTATAATGATACTACATATGCACAATATGTTGATAAACCTTTAGATCCAAATCATGCCGTTTCCATCGTAGGATGGGATGACAATTTCCCAAAAGAAAACTTCTTAATCACCCCTCCTGGTGATGGTGCTTGGATTGTTAAAAACAGCTGGGGTCCTGGCTGGGGAAATGATGGATTTTTATATGTTTCATATTATGACCAAACACTCTTAAGATATGATCCTGCTCAGCCAAGTAGTTGTGCTGCTACAGTAATATTTGAAAATACCGTACCTTACAACAAGAACTACCAATATGCAATTATAGGTGGCGGTAATT
Encoded proteins:
- a CDS encoding zinc ribbon domain-containing protein; amino-acid sequence: MANFCTNCGSKIRKEDKFCTNCGTKIRKEDKFCTNCGTKLREEDKFCTNCGTENDKSDIKPDKHLFNSEHGSLEKIYRIAKEKEKKKKLKIIDEIFESEEIRLEIIKNNINQINVISIKDNLKTKLIDEKEKMSEEEIKYFIKTELKKAKKEQKEISKKIEKNEPVHGGYCNLNCRHCYEEFMDSGGGIVGDFDSEGYVEYYCGLGHSLSYGSFCKDYE
- a CDS encoding TIGR00266 family protein produces the protein MEYEIKGGSFPIVICTLQKGEIMKNETGAMAFMTSGMNMDTNTGGGLLKGLGRALAGDTIFLNFFTAESDGEQVGFSSCTPGKIMPIRLNGSNTIIGQKNAFLAAEEGVNIDIHFRDKLGSGIFGGEGFILQKFTGNGMVFLEIDGEVIEKDLAPGEKLLVDPGHIAAMEETVDFDIERVKGAKNVLFGEGLFFSKLTGPGKVWIQTMPISKLAESLIPFLPERKE
- a CDS encoding DUF4013 domain-containing protein codes for the protein MGIGDIIGDAIAYPFSNIKALVLYAILAIIAGIIGGATLISSAASFSSKGMAGFAFSGLTIVGIIVFILVLFLIEGYGLDIIKYGIERRADSPGIDIGRQISNALKLIVVSIVYYVVPAIIILILGLFLRDWILAIISIILIIVFALANFMAKCRLAKTDSLGDALAIGEAIGDISKVGLGKIIGTVLVIVIILVVVAFILALITNMNNTIGAILLGIFSVYFVFFYNRAIGLLYSEA
- a CDS encoding MFS transporter translates to MNVKLNSRMRLLILFTLAAGLVTIAQSIITTGVVYLMSDFSVSSTQAQWSYSVFLLVVGVMIPLSAYISRRFSARTIFFFSLIIFLLGSGICYFSNSLIVLIIGRVLQAIGNGIIMPYVQILLLRTIPEEKWQTYMGLYGLVIAIAPVLGSFIGGFVITLYGWRELFSFFTVATIILLVLGIFFVKDNTPTEDYPLDYLSVILSVIGCAGVMLGFTNVADYGFTHYLVILPIIIGIITLILFVKRQPKLEKPLINLSILKNKYFLVGTTFICILFSCLNGCTALIPIFIQGVAYNSAIISASVMLPGGLLIIVFNIIGPLLTNRIGIKKVLIMGCIFSIIGYATMMFYTQDSSFEFMAITQSIRLIGTGMALMPATTWTLTMVSDKVEDGTAVNNTLRQIFAAIGSSIVVVIVAVLAGGAIDHNTASVVAFNQTSLILLVLHVVMLILTIVYIDDKDKIERKNTKA
- a CDS encoding C1 family peptidase, producing MKALKIMIVLFILIMSVGAVCAAESITDNTISNDSKEILQTVQEDITTDDSSDVLGTAQNDIYTASEDSFTNLTDEIKSKDVVDLTHDYKFNNETDNKNGIVIGKDNFVLNGNGHTIDGKNQSRIFNITANNVTLSNLILTGGNAEKGGAIYTTGSLTLSNVTFIDNYAFKQGAAVGLYENVTIKCDNSRFIDNYAVEKGSAIYLDKGELDLSNTNMTSKWVSKSAQITAYKNAIIYIENAIFADTTSTYSPALYIQRSNVSIINSKFNNLKADITAGAISLKECGEVYIENCEFTNVTSSKNGGAINADIWGDLGVNGNVTIIDTIFKDTSSEFGGAYLQLGGNLFINNTLFTNNHARYNGGSLYLSYVTSNITNCNFTSNGVDVIEGYPTYGGAIFNDIGTLNVDKTNFINNTASAGSAICTYDSSYNIKNSLFENNINPIYTFFDKVGVLDNNVYINDDNISTNNELHSTIVIGQGMQLTLLNNTINITNLPKRFDLRDWGWVSPVRDQGWMGACWTFGMTGALESVILKAAGITSDFSENNMKDSMYRYSIYGDTSLVEGGNSVYAISYLVSWLGALIYDADVYDEMGKISPVITTLNDIHVQDAIFVPNNEIPNGTKLKEAIIKYGSLAVSYYGQSTYDESNPYYNDTTYAQYVDKPLDPNHAVSIVGWDDNFPKENFLITPPGDGAWIVKNSWGPGWGNDGFLYVSYYDQTLLRYDPAQPSSCAATVIFENTVPYNKNYQYAIIGGGNFMSGEKNISYMNVFEALDDDLIAAVGTYFNQEDVNYTVEIYVNDELKLTQKGVSPFFGYHTIKLDDYISIKKGDVFKAIITSNAMPYIIQPDVRVDYTENISFFSIDGAPWADSYKDGGAIVCLKVYTVADDSKIINNKNITVDYDGGKYFSVNVVTEDGIAVAGVSVKFNINGVTKTVKTNSKGVAKIKITQTPKKYTIKTTYNGKTVKNTVTVKQVLTTSKVTVKKTAKKFTLKATLKINGKLVKGKKITFKLNGKTYKVKT